Proteins co-encoded in one Gracilimonas sp. genomic window:
- a CDS encoding FKBP-type peptidyl-prolyl cis-trans isomerase yields the protein MLLVSACNQQKMGASSSEADLSTKLDSVSYALGFQNGMFLSREGIDELEMNNYNAGINAGLSSEDGLLTQEQIRSVTSSYLQELTEMRSQENLEAGQAFLEENINKEGVQETESGLQYKVIEEGDGASPSAESTVRVHYEGKLLDGEVFDSSYDRGQPAEFPLNRVIPGWTEGVQLMKEGATYEFYIPAELAYGSRAPQGSPIGPNETLVFKVELLEVKEAGSSN from the coding sequence ATGCTGTTAGTTTCAGCATGCAATCAACAAAAAATGGGAGCAAGCTCTTCCGAAGCTGACCTCAGCACCAAACTCGACAGCGTCAGCTATGCCCTTGGTTTCCAAAATGGAATGTTTTTGAGCCGTGAAGGCATCGATGAACTGGAAATGAATAACTACAATGCCGGAATTAATGCCGGACTATCATCAGAAGACGGTCTACTTACCCAGGAACAAATTCGTTCGGTTACCAGCAGCTACCTGCAGGAATTAACCGAAATGAGAAGCCAGGAAAACCTGGAAGCCGGTCAGGCGTTTCTTGAAGAAAACATCAACAAAGAAGGCGTTCAGGAAACCGAATCCGGCCTTCAATATAAAGTGATTGAAGAAGGTGATGGAGCGTCTCCTTCGGCTGAAAGTACCGTTCGCGTGCACTATGAAGGAAAGCTGCTGGACGGAGAAGTATTCGACAGTTCTTACGACAGAGGTCAGCCAGCTGAATTTCCTCTTAACCGTGTAATTCCGGGTTGGACGGAAGGCGTACAGCTCATGAAAGAAGGCGCAACTTACGAGTTCTATATTCCGGCCGAGCTTGCTTATGGCAGCAGAGCTCCACAGGGCAGTCCGATTGGGCCTAATGAGACATTGGTATTTAAAGTAGAGTTGCTCGAAGTGAAAGAAGCGGGCAGTTCGAATTAA
- the recD gene encoding exodeoxyribonuclease V subunit alpha, producing the protein MMEVLPYLEKLLSEEVISLLELEFVRFLKQIEPDVKPEVLLAAAACIFAQQKGHVCLDFGDWKDEYLFEDAKSEIKLTDSLKKDWSRALKESNLVSNGTELHPLVLEGSRLYLHRYWKYEEELCAWLKQKAAPRLELKEKHKKAIQSVLPPANDLFEVNWQHVAVQLSFLKDLLVISGGPGTGKTFTVLNIIAAQAQAYSQQDFRIALAAPTGKAARRLSESIESGKKNLNPEVLAGIEIPDSALTVHKLLGSDFRGSTFKFNEENHLPYDLVVVDEASMLDINMWVRLIRSIGPNTKLIVLGDKDQLASVEAGSILGDICGRENTFSEGVASSLRELQGIDIPVGDSTSPINDCILFLTKSYRFGKNSGIQKFAEAVNESDADKAIAILKDHKLEGLSWIEPDSKAIEAVFKSYVQDHYKDYSRLPEEQRLAASHNKKILCALRRGPFGVEYINERAERIIRRNESRIDNREWYDGRIVMATRNDSLLKVKNGEIGIYQRKGEVIEFEGDRPVRVSAARLKDYEPAFALTIHKSQGSEFDEVAIILPNQVNTVLSKEILYTAVTRARLSTLIIVKEEILRRIIERTVSRKSGVKQKLWE; encoded by the coding sequence ATGATGGAAGTCCTGCCTTACCTGGAAAAGCTGTTATCTGAAGAAGTGATCTCTTTACTTGAACTGGAATTTGTACGCTTTCTTAAGCAAATAGAGCCGGACGTAAAACCGGAAGTATTATTAGCAGCAGCTGCCTGTATTTTTGCCCAGCAAAAAGGCCATGTTTGCCTTGATTTCGGAGACTGGAAGGATGAATACTTATTCGAAGACGCCAAATCTGAGATTAAGTTAACTGATTCCCTAAAAAAGGACTGGTCCAGGGCACTGAAAGAAAGCAACCTGGTGAGTAACGGTACTGAACTGCACCCGCTGGTTCTGGAAGGCTCTCGACTGTACCTGCACCGTTATTGGAAGTATGAAGAGGAGTTATGTGCATGGCTGAAACAGAAAGCTGCCCCCCGGTTGGAGTTAAAGGAAAAACATAAGAAGGCTATTCAATCTGTTTTGCCTCCCGCTAACGACTTGTTTGAAGTAAACTGGCAGCATGTAGCCGTGCAGCTTAGCTTTTTGAAAGACCTGCTCGTTATTTCCGGCGGACCGGGAACAGGCAAAACGTTTACAGTTTTGAATATTATTGCTGCTCAGGCACAGGCGTATTCACAACAAGATTTTCGAATTGCGCTGGCAGCACCAACCGGAAAGGCAGCCCGGCGGCTTTCTGAATCAATAGAAAGTGGAAAGAAGAATTTAAACCCCGAAGTTTTAGCAGGAATTGAAATTCCGGATTCGGCCCTGACTGTCCACAAACTTCTCGGGTCTGATTTCAGAGGAAGTACGTTTAAATTCAATGAAGAAAATCATCTTCCATATGATCTTGTAGTGGTAGATGAGGCTTCCATGCTTGATATCAACATGTGGGTAAGGCTGATCAGGTCTATTGGGCCAAATACCAAACTGATTGTACTGGGAGATAAGGATCAGTTGGCCTCTGTGGAAGCGGGCTCTATTCTCGGAGATATATGCGGAAGAGAGAATACCTTTTCTGAAGGAGTGGCAAGTTCTTTAAGAGAACTACAGGGGATTGATATTCCCGTTGGGGACTCAACATCACCAATCAACGACTGTATCTTATTTCTGACAAAAAGCTATCGTTTTGGAAAGAACAGCGGTATCCAAAAATTTGCCGAAGCCGTGAATGAATCTGATGCTGACAAAGCAATTGCTATACTCAAAGATCACAAATTGGAAGGTTTGTCCTGGATTGAACCGGACAGTAAAGCAATAGAAGCAGTTTTTAAAAGCTATGTGCAGGATCATTATAAGGATTACAGTCGGCTTCCGGAAGAACAGAGACTGGCCGCTTCACATAATAAAAAGATTCTCTGTGCCCTCAGGAGAGGACCATTTGGTGTGGAGTACATAAATGAACGAGCGGAACGGATAATACGAAGAAATGAAAGCAGGATAGATAACCGTGAATGGTATGATGGCCGGATTGTAATGGCTACACGGAATGACTCATTATTAAAAGTAAAGAATGGCGAAATTGGGATTTATCAGAGAAAAGGGGAGGTCATCGAGTTTGAAGGAGATCGTCCTGTCAGGGTCTCAGCCGCCCGTTTAAAAGACTATGAACCCGCATTTGCGCTTACTATCCACAAAAGTCAGGGCTCTGAATTTGATGAAGTAGCCATCATATTGCCAAATCAAGTAAATACAGTACTTTCGAAAGAGATTCTTTATACAGCTGTAACAAGAGCAAGGCTGAGCACTCTTATCATTGTTAAGGAAGAAATTTTAAGGAGAATAATCGAACGAACTGTATCAAGAAAAAGTGGTGTAAAACAAAAGTTGTGGGAATAG
- the recB gene encoding exodeoxyribonuclease V subunit beta, whose product MSKPLAVFEAPLKGISLVEASAGTGKTYNITSLYVRAILEKGLEPSQILVMTYTEAATAELKFRLRSRLKESLQAIKSNEAGNDGFLENLISQGYDDAEAKLKSAIDRFDEAAVFTIHGFCSRLLTEYSLQFGVPPNLELLTDQSEVLQDCVDDYWRSFIRGAETDSNDLLLLDYLTDEGFGPDELKSVVDEIMNQPNSEVIPANYNLERLYSLVDRLREKFEEVQVLWEDEGKALEEIYRGDDLNRGIYRKSTEESDWLILREWLNNDNAKIWYSDRLEKFGRKISRSGKKSAPDIPELNISRAIDEYMEIADRLKMLKIAFIQESIGQIKADFEKQKENSNLLTYSDLLELAEKGLSADSSGKLAKRLSIKYPLALVDEFQDTDPIQYSIFKQIYYKRVDAALFMIGDPKQAIYGFRGADIFTYLEAKKDSDDAQSYTLSENHRSNSRMIEGVNELFGQSASPFLIDGFSFKPAHFPSQKEDSPYLKRKSAGAVTPLQAITLDGDEYSSKGTLEEDIYTAVCNEVKELLSGEYTLNGREVEEKDIAILIRKGFQGEKIQQMLREKGLKSVLKSRTSVFLTREADELLLVLKSTQEISNEQGIRAALSTELLGYTAGDIYSLLQDEQKWAKIIQQFVQLKEIWDNQGIEAALERLLQEFGVLGRLSVFKDAERRITNLMHLSELLGQAQREQRVQGKALLKWYHQKQQKSSADSDDEQLRLESDEDLIQISTIHSSKGLQYPIVLCPFLWDSGADVKSTDILKFHRDGVNYIDISQGISHSEREQYEALTVEQQMAEEVRLTYVALTRSVASSFVFIPNYKKIDQSPLSSILNGKNESDSRSFDSLLSILNKCDHIEVRDPVGGKSAKRDQKSETVSTLKSAQFRRKDMYRYPKMLSYSSLMEGKSHTDSAHDYDELFYQFENKAPLTHDKFGFPRGANAGTFLHKIFEDISFNSPKNLEQVIIDNLNYYGFEEIWKTPVQQWVEDTLAMELGNPPVSLSTLNDTDVLKEMEFYFPVQNLQVIEIWEMIRGEKPGSADIDQASGFIKGFIDLIFRSGDRYYILDYKSNHLGDTPADYSSENLSQAIIDSGYDLQYHIYSLALHRFLRKRVVHYDYEQHFGGVLYLFLRGVDKDKPGSGVFFHRPDSELISQLGHYFEQGGHQ is encoded by the coding sequence ATGAGTAAGCCTTTAGCTGTTTTCGAAGCTCCTCTGAAAGGCATAAGCCTGGTGGAGGCCAGTGCGGGTACCGGTAAGACCTATAACATTACCTCATTGTACGTGCGGGCTATTTTGGAGAAAGGACTTGAGCCTTCCCAAATCCTGGTTATGACTTATACAGAGGCTGCTACCGCAGAATTGAAGTTCAGGCTTAGAAGTCGTCTTAAGGAATCGCTACAGGCAATTAAAAGTAATGAAGCCGGTAATGACGGGTTTTTGGAAAATCTTATTAGCCAGGGCTATGATGATGCGGAAGCTAAGCTAAAATCAGCTATAGATAGGTTTGATGAAGCAGCGGTTTTTACTATTCATGGCTTTTGTAGCCGCTTACTGACAGAATACAGCCTTCAGTTTGGAGTTCCCCCCAACCTTGAGCTGCTAACGGATCAATCAGAAGTGCTCCAGGATTGCGTGGACGATTACTGGAGGTCATTTATCAGGGGGGCTGAAACCGATTCTAATGACTTGCTACTGCTTGATTACCTTACAGATGAGGGTTTCGGCCCGGATGAGCTGAAGTCGGTGGTGGATGAAATTATGAATCAGCCAAATTCGGAGGTTATACCGGCTAATTATAACTTAGAAAGATTATATAGTTTAGTTGACCGACTACGGGAGAAATTTGAAGAGGTACAAGTACTCTGGGAAGACGAAGGGAAAGCTCTTGAGGAGATTTACAGGGGAGATGATTTAAACCGCGGTATTTACCGGAAAAGCACAGAGGAAAGTGACTGGCTTATTCTCCGGGAATGGCTGAATAATGACAATGCAAAGATTTGGTATTCGGACAGGCTTGAAAAATTTGGGAGAAAGATAAGTCGTTCAGGGAAAAAGTCTGCCCCCGATATTCCGGAGCTCAATATATCCAGGGCCATAGACGAGTATATGGAAATAGCGGACCGGTTAAAGATGCTGAAGATTGCATTTATACAGGAGTCAATAGGTCAGATAAAAGCAGATTTTGAGAAACAGAAAGAAAATAGCAACCTGCTAACCTACAGTGACTTACTCGAATTAGCTGAAAAAGGATTGAGTGCTGATTCCTCCGGTAAATTGGCTAAACGGTTAAGTATAAAATATCCGCTGGCATTGGTGGATGAATTTCAGGATACGGATCCTATACAGTACAGTATTTTCAAGCAGATTTACTACAAACGGGTGGATGCTGCATTGTTTATGATTGGCGATCCCAAGCAGGCCATCTATGGGTTCAGAGGGGCGGATATATTTACCTACCTGGAGGCCAAGAAAGATTCCGATGATGCACAATCCTATACTTTGAGTGAGAATCACAGGTCTAACAGCAGAATGATTGAAGGGGTTAACGAATTATTCGGGCAATCAGCTTCTCCTTTTTTGATAGATGGTTTTTCCTTTAAACCGGCCCATTTTCCTTCTCAAAAAGAAGATAGCCCATATTTAAAAAGAAAATCCGCAGGAGCAGTAACTCCACTTCAGGCTATTACCTTGGATGGAGATGAATATTCCTCTAAAGGTACACTTGAGGAGGACATTTATACAGCTGTTTGTAACGAAGTGAAGGAGTTGTTATCCGGAGAATACACCTTGAATGGCCGTGAAGTAGAAGAGAAAGACATCGCCATTTTAATCAGGAAGGGATTCCAGGGGGAGAAAATTCAACAAATGCTGCGGGAAAAGGGGCTGAAAAGTGTGTTAAAATCCCGAACCAGTGTATTTCTAACCCGGGAAGCTGATGAATTACTGCTTGTGCTCAAATCCACCCAAGAAATCAGTAATGAGCAGGGAATTCGGGCTGCACTATCGACCGAGTTGTTGGGCTATACCGCCGGGGATATTTACTCTTTACTTCAAGATGAGCAGAAATGGGCAAAAATTATTCAACAGTTTGTTCAACTAAAAGAAATATGGGATAATCAGGGCATTGAGGCGGCATTAGAGCGATTGTTGCAGGAGTTTGGTGTGTTAGGGCGACTATCGGTATTTAAGGACGCAGAGAGGAGAATTACAAACCTCATGCATCTGTCCGAGTTATTAGGCCAGGCTCAAAGAGAACAGCGGGTGCAGGGAAAAGCCCTTTTGAAATGGTATCATCAAAAGCAGCAGAAAAGCAGCGCCGACTCTGACGATGAACAATTGCGGCTGGAAAGTGATGAAGACCTCATTCAGATTTCAACCATACACTCCTCCAAAGGACTTCAGTACCCAATCGTACTATGTCCTTTTTTGTGGGATTCCGGGGCGGATGTAAAATCGACTGACATATTGAAATTTCACCGGGATGGAGTCAATTATATTGATATCAGTCAGGGGATTTCTCATTCGGAGCGGGAGCAATATGAAGCGCTAACAGTTGAGCAGCAAATGGCAGAGGAAGTCAGGCTTACATACGTGGCCTTAACACGGTCGGTAGCTTCGAGCTTTGTGTTTATTCCCAATTACAAGAAGATTGATCAATCCCCATTATCATCAATACTAAACGGCAAGAATGAATCAGATTCACGTAGTTTTGATTCTTTATTGTCCATTCTTAACAAGTGCGATCATATTGAAGTACGTGATCCGGTAGGTGGTAAGTCTGCTAAACGAGATCAGAAATCTGAGACTGTTTCAACTCTTAAGTCGGCCCAGTTCCGAAGAAAGGATATGTATCGATACCCGAAAATGTTGAGTTATTCATCCCTGATGGAGGGAAAGAGTCATACAGACTCAGCTCATGATTACGATGAGTTATTCTACCAATTCGAAAACAAAGCCCCGCTTACACACGATAAATTTGGCTTCCCGAGAGGGGCGAATGCGGGTACTTTTCTGCACAAAATTTTCGAGGATATATCGTTCAATTCTCCCAAGAACCTTGAGCAGGTAATCATTGATAATTTGAATTACTATGGGTTTGAGGAGATATGGAAAACCCCCGTTCAACAATGGGTAGAGGATACCCTGGCTATGGAACTGGGAAATCCGCCGGTCAGTCTTTCAACCCTCAACGATACTGATGTGCTAAAAGAGATGGAGTTCTATTTTCCTGTCCAAAACCTGCAGGTAATTGAAATTTGGGAGATGATCAGGGGAGAGAAACCCGGCTCGGCAGATATCGATCAGGCTTCCGGGTTTATAAAAGGGTTTATCGATCTTATTTTTCGGTCCGGAGACAGGTATTATATCCTGGATTATAAGTCCAACCATCTTGGAGATACTCCGGCCGACTATTCTTCTGAAAACCTTTCTCAGGCAATCATAGATTCAGGCTACGATTTACAGTATCACATATATTCTCTGGCTCTTCATCGTTTTCTTAGAAAAAGAGTAGTACACTATGATTATGAGCAACATTTTGGTGGAGTTCTCTATCTCTTTTTGCGAGGTGTTGATAAGGACAAGCCCGGCAGCGGAGTGTTTTTCCATAGACCAGATTCTGAGTTGATCAGCCAATTGGGTCACTATTTTGAGCAGGGAGGGCATCAATGA
- a CDS encoding DEAD/DEAH box helicase codes for MTFNDFDFKDELKAGLRDIGYTEPTPIQEQTIPIILQKKDIIGAAQTGTGKTGAFVIPVLQQILENPSEHTQALILSPTRELAQQIDEQIFALGYHTGISSANIIGGEDFSQQAKAIRSGVDIIVATPGRLIDQTKVLDIDFSHIKFLVLDEADRMLDMGFLPDVTKIIKKLPKERQTMLFSATMPNEIKDLANQFMNDPEKVELAIEKPSGSIEQQAYFVDQKQKLSLVQSVLDDLKWDSCIIFCATKRGTDELERLLVKKGIKAGSIHGDRDQDERNKALHEFKSGQVPVIVATDVLARGIDIADVSLIINYDVPRAVDDYVHRIGRTGRYDKTGVAVTFVNKKDKRAFKAIQDKVGDQLEILDLPSSGKPASQDKKSSKSTSEKKRRPSESKKKSESDSEKEKSDKPKPEKKKTKKLTQKEIAEANKKVQNLDSVDVVLKGSAAKDSKPKAKKQSSEKPKRSDNNKAPQEPVIPAERITKATKRNQNSLKPAKGLWGLIKAFFS; via the coding sequence TTGACATTTAACGATTTTGACTTCAAAGACGAGCTTAAAGCCGGCTTGAGAGACATTGGCTACACGGAACCGACTCCCATACAAGAACAGACCATACCCATCATCCTTCAGAAAAAGGATATTATTGGAGCCGCACAAACTGGTACAGGGAAAACAGGGGCATTTGTTATTCCTGTACTACAACAGATTTTAGAAAATCCATCCGAACATACTCAGGCGTTAATCTTATCCCCAACCCGGGAACTGGCGCAACAAATAGACGAACAGATTTTTGCACTCGGATACCACACCGGGATTTCCTCTGCTAATATTATTGGGGGTGAAGATTTTTCTCAGCAAGCCAAAGCCATCCGCTCCGGTGTAGATATTATTGTTGCCACGCCGGGAAGGCTGATTGATCAGACCAAGGTGCTGGACATTGACTTCAGTCACATCAAGTTTTTGGTGTTGGATGAGGCCGATCGTATGCTCGATATGGGCTTTTTACCGGATGTGACTAAAATCATAAAAAAGCTTCCTAAAGAGCGCCAAACAATGTTGTTCTCCGCCACGATGCCAAATGAGATCAAGGATTTGGCCAATCAGTTTATGAATGATCCTGAGAAAGTGGAGCTCGCTATTGAAAAGCCATCGGGCAGTATTGAACAGCAGGCTTATTTTGTGGATCAAAAACAGAAGCTAAGCCTGGTTCAGAGTGTGCTGGATGATCTGAAGTGGGATTCTTGTATTATCTTCTGTGCTACCAAAAGAGGAACAGACGAGCTGGAACGCTTACTGGTTAAGAAGGGGATTAAGGCCGGCAGTATTCACGGCGACCGCGATCAGGATGAAAGAAATAAAGCTTTACATGAATTTAAAAGCGGACAGGTACCCGTTATTGTAGCCACGGATGTATTGGCTCGCGGTATTGATATCGCAGATGTTTCTTTAATTATTAATTATGATGTACCCCGCGCCGTGGATGATTATGTGCACCGTATTGGCCGGACCGGTCGTTATGATAAGACCGGTGTTGCCGTCACCTTTGTAAACAAAAAGGACAAACGTGCTTTTAAAGCCATTCAGGATAAAGTAGGGGACCAGCTGGAGATTTTGGACCTACCATCTTCAGGTAAACCTGCTTCCCAGGACAAAAAATCATCAAAAAGTACATCAGAGAAAAAGAGACGGCCATCCGAATCGAAGAAGAAGTCTGAATCAGATAGCGAAAAAGAAAAATCAGATAAACCGAAACCGGAAAAGAAAAAGACCAAAAAGTTGACTCAAAAAGAGATAGCTGAAGCCAACAAAAAAGTTCAAAACCTGGATTCTGTTGACGTTGTCTTGAAAGGAAGTGCTGCCAAGGATTCGAAACCGAAAGCAAAGAAACAATCGTCGGAGAAACCCAAGCGGTCTGATAATAACAAGGCCCCCCAGGAGCCGGTTATTCCAGCCGAACGCATTACCAAGGCTACCAAAAGGAATCAGAATTCACTAAAGCCTGCAAAAGGTTTGTGGGGACTGATCAAGGCGTTCTTTTCATAA
- a CDS encoding exodeoxyribonuclease V subunit gamma, with product MFKTYHSQSQQTLARHFSGIIKPDSQNPFSKPWVIVQNNEIKEWLSLKIAEEQGIAGNIRFIFPSEFLWMLYRLQKDEIPQVLPADLNSMHWALFELLSSNKNLLDQIPFYDSGSDTSKKRFQLCGQLADIFDQYQVYRPEMMESWLQRQLVTKDPNERWQLSIWNALNEQWTSTENIEHLPSRSQAYSELVEWLDDANHELWSGIPGNVYVFGLSHLSKPFMEIISRIGKKHDVHFFSSEKADDHSNEDLKLLLDDWGRSTQEQLQLLHEILDKNEVPTETNGPENGEEVSFPSFKVHSCHNIRREVQVLKDEVLRYLDNNPQSRLSDVLVMIPDVEAYSGMIETVFTSDVGEPAVPVSKLSGRNYHSSEHTLSEVLELLSSPFKASAVLQLLNNEPVKAKFSFSDADLELIEGWVLENRIYQGVGNDFNTRYSWKKGVNQLLSGFSMEPETLNVYQQMVPYDRISSSDDAMLSARLAHFIHLLRSAADKIANQKTPVEWIVFTRRLIDDFIGDENTQNFQAGTLRKMLDKLKEQASFTTFSQEVPFTLLKDWLVGQLSNHDSSSGRFGQGVTVSSYIPYRSVPFRFIALLGMNESVFPRKAIRPEFDLIYADPKPADRILKEDDTYLFLETIQAAREHLHISYRGQDQHSESTRLPSILVQQLLDVFFESQKEGIIRHSLHPFNKQYFVGDNPNSYSDINRQLSERMQKGKREGQPVFIDPKLTSIEKDPQEQTHLSDLISFFISPSKYILQNQLSLSSYNKFKEISDRESFKLNSLDRYKLDHLLFEMLQKNETVGMVRKYASAAAMIPEALEGDKVFNREKESVADLLKHLKSYTEAGEHTEEISIEVAGIQLYGPIHGLYGDLLVSYRVGQRRAEHEVEHWLKHLVLLQSGYNLNRSLYLSKDGADIEVLEIRSSDIQSNPLSEYVEFFFANNPVLHKAAFFPQSSKAYADAVLDGKDPEEAVKKARAKWEVNPHKLYAEEADYYNALLWRGYDPMALGIFKENALKFWEPFLQAQREEEV from the coding sequence ATGTTCAAAACTTATCATTCACAATCACAACAAACGCTTGCACGTCATTTTTCCGGGATCATAAAACCGGATAGCCAAAATCCTTTCTCTAAGCCCTGGGTTATTGTTCAAAACAATGAAATTAAGGAGTGGCTGTCGCTTAAAATAGCGGAAGAGCAGGGTATAGCCGGAAACATTCGGTTCATTTTTCCTTCTGAGTTTTTGTGGATGCTTTACCGGCTACAAAAGGACGAAATTCCCCAGGTTTTACCTGCCGACTTAAATTCAATGCATTGGGCTCTCTTTGAACTGCTTTCATCCAACAAAAACCTTTTGGATCAAATACCTTTTTACGATTCTGGCTCTGACACTTCAAAAAAGAGATTTCAACTGTGCGGACAGCTCGCCGATATATTTGATCAGTATCAGGTGTATCGACCGGAAATGATGGAAAGCTGGCTACAACGGCAATTGGTTACGAAAGATCCGAATGAGCGCTGGCAGCTATCTATTTGGAATGCATTAAATGAACAGTGGACCTCAACCGAAAATATTGAGCATTTACCGAGCAGGTCTCAAGCCTATTCAGAACTGGTAGAATGGCTGGATGATGCCAATCATGAGCTTTGGAGTGGAATACCCGGGAATGTGTACGTATTTGGTTTATCCCACTTGTCAAAGCCGTTTATGGAGATCATAAGCCGTATTGGGAAAAAGCACGACGTTCATTTTTTCTCTTCGGAAAAGGCTGATGATCATTCAAATGAGGATCTGAAACTTTTGCTGGATGATTGGGGGAGATCCACTCAAGAACAACTACAGCTGCTACATGAAATATTGGATAAAAATGAAGTTCCCACAGAGACTAATGGTCCGGAAAACGGTGAGGAAGTCTCCTTTCCGTCGTTCAAAGTACATTCTTGTCATAACATACGTCGCGAAGTACAGGTGCTTAAAGATGAGGTGCTTCGGTATCTGGATAATAACCCTCAAAGCAGGCTTAGCGATGTATTAGTCATGATTCCGGATGTGGAGGCTTATTCCGGTATGATAGAGACGGTTTTTACCAGTGATGTGGGAGAACCTGCAGTTCCTGTTTCGAAATTATCGGGCCGGAATTATCATTCTTCAGAGCACACGCTTAGTGAAGTGCTGGAGCTTTTGTCGTCTCCATTTAAAGCCAGTGCCGTACTCCAGCTGCTAAATAACGAACCTGTTAAAGCTAAATTTTCTTTTTCTGATGCAGATTTGGAACTGATAGAAGGTTGGGTGCTGGAGAATCGTATTTACCAGGGAGTAGGGAATGACTTTAATACCCGGTATAGCTGGAAGAAGGGAGTAAATCAGCTATTATCAGGGTTTAGTATGGAGCCGGAAACTTTGAATGTATATCAGCAAATGGTTCCATATGATCGTATTTCCTCATCGGATGATGCAATGCTTTCGGCCCGGCTTGCTCACTTTATACATTTATTGAGATCAGCCGCAGATAAAATAGCTAATCAGAAGACTCCGGTTGAATGGATTGTATTTACCCGTCGGCTTATTGATGATTTTATCGGGGATGAAAACACCCAAAACTTTCAGGCTGGTACCTTGCGGAAGATGCTTGATAAACTGAAAGAACAGGCATCTTTTACAACCTTTAGCCAAGAAGTTCCATTTACCTTATTGAAAGATTGGCTGGTTGGTCAACTGTCGAATCATGATTCGTCCTCGGGCCGATTTGGGCAGGGGGTTACCGTCAGCTCTTACATTCCATACCGCTCCGTGCCTTTCCGCTTTATAGCTTTATTGGGGATGAATGAAAGTGTATTTCCGAGAAAAGCCATTCGTCCCGAATTTGACCTTATTTATGCTGATCCCAAGCCCGCAGATCGTATTCTGAAAGAGGATGACACTTATTTATTTCTTGAGACCATTCAGGCTGCCCGGGAACATCTTCATATTAGTTACCGGGGGCAAGACCAACACTCTGAGTCCACCCGGCTTCCGTCTATTTTGGTGCAGCAGCTGCTGGATGTATTCTTTGAGTCTCAGAAAGAAGGCATTATCAGGCATAGTTTACACCCATTCAACAAACAATACTTTGTTGGAGACAATCCGAATTCATACTCGGATATAAATCGACAGCTTTCTGAGCGAATGCAAAAGGGGAAGCGAGAAGGTCAACCGGTTTTTATCGATCCAAAACTTACTTCAATAGAAAAAGACCCGCAGGAACAAACACACCTTTCCGACTTGATATCTTTTTTTATTAGTCCCTCTAAATATATATTGCAGAATCAATTAAGTCTTTCATCTTATAATAAATTCAAAGAAATTTCAGACCGTGAGTCTTTTAAGTTAAACAGCTTAGATCGCTACAAGCTTGATCATTTACTCTTTGAAATGCTGCAAAAGAACGAGACGGTTGGCATGGTTAGAAAGTACGCAAGTGCTGCAGCAATGATTCCGGAGGCTTTGGAAGGAGATAAAGTCTTTAATCGTGAAAAGGAAAGTGTTGCAGATTTGTTGAAGCATCTGAAATCCTATACAGAGGCGGGTGAACACACGGAAGAAATCTCTATTGAAGTAGCCGGAATTCAATTATATGGCCCTATTCATGGATTGTATGGCGATTTGTTAGTTTCCTATCGAGTGGGGCAACGCAGGGCCGAACATGAGGTGGAACACTGGCTGAAGCATCTTGTGCTGCTTCAAAGTGGTTACAACCTGAATAGAAGCCTTTACTTATCAAAGGATGGAGCGGATATAGAAGTACTTGAAATCCGGTCATCTGATATTCAATCGAACCCGCTTTCTGAGTATGTAGAGTTCTTTTTTGCCAACAACCCGGTTCTGCATAAAGCTGCTTTCTTTCCGCAATCCTCAAAAGCTTATGCAGATGCTGTTTTAGATGGGAAAGATCCGGAGGAGGCTGTTAAAAAAGCCCGGGCAAAATGGGAGGTTAACCCCCATAAATTATATGCCGAGGAAGCTGATTATTACAACGCTTTGCTTTGGCGGGGATATGATCCAATGGCATTGGGTATTTTTAAAGAGAACGCCCTAAAGTTTTGGGAGCCATTCTTGCAAGCCCAACGAGAGGAGGAGGTATGA